From a region of the Chitinophaga caseinilytica genome:
- a CDS encoding AraC family transcriptional regulator codes for MQDYQQQLLRALLAYATQRGADPKRLCALSNIDARILQQGHKVSVTATEINSLWKNAAHAADDPLFGLHFGEAMQLAALGVVGQIIQTSNSVGEAVAHAGALTPLLTDMFRMQTDHGAQQFSMSFVADPVKAADHPHTFKHFSAFIAVFAVHELDGLLMRRLSPITVQLPYDVEETAEFERVLRCPLKKKGEALILTFDNSWLHQEILSANYELQSILLQQVHALQAGAQPAGDFHARIFQYLLTNSYLYSASLESVAANFSMSPRSLQRKLAGEGVTFLQVQDEVRKALALDYLRSGHHSVKDIAYMLGYNESSAFLKAFKRWTGKTPGEMRTA; via the coding sequence ATGCAGGATTATCAGCAACAATTACTTCGCGCATTATTAGCCTACGCCACGCAACGCGGCGCCGATCCCAAACGATTATGCGCCCTGTCCAACATCGATGCTCGCATTCTTCAGCAAGGGCATAAGGTGAGCGTAACCGCCACCGAAATCAACAGCCTCTGGAAAAACGCCGCCCATGCGGCAGATGATCCGCTCTTCGGGTTGCATTTCGGCGAAGCCATGCAACTGGCGGCCCTGGGCGTGGTGGGCCAGATCATCCAGACCAGCAATTCCGTGGGCGAAGCTGTGGCGCACGCCGGTGCATTGACGCCGCTGCTCACCGATATGTTCCGCATGCAGACCGATCACGGTGCCCAACAGTTTTCCATGAGCTTCGTGGCCGATCCCGTCAAAGCCGCCGATCATCCCCATACTTTCAAACATTTCAGCGCCTTCATCGCCGTGTTCGCGGTGCATGAACTGGACGGCCTGCTCATGCGCCGGCTGTCGCCCATCACCGTGCAATTGCCTTACGATGTGGAGGAAACGGCGGAGTTCGAACGGGTGCTGCGATGCCCGCTGAAAAAGAAAGGCGAAGCGCTCATCCTTACGTTCGACAACAGCTGGCTGCACCAGGAAATCCTGTCGGCCAACTACGAACTGCAAAGCATTTTGCTGCAACAGGTCCATGCGCTGCAAGCCGGTGCCCAGCCGGCGGGAGACTTTCATGCACGCATCTTTCAATACCTGCTAACCAATTCCTATCTCTATTCCGCGTCCCTCGAATCCGTGGCGGCAAATTTCAGCATGAGCCCGCGGAGCCTGCAACGTAAGCTCGCAGGCGAGGGTGTTACTTTCCTGCAGGTGCAGGACGAAGTCCGCAAAGCCCTGGCGCTGGATTATCTCCGTTCCGGCCATCATTCCGTCAAAGACATCGCGTATATGCTCGGCTACAACGAGTCGAGCGCTTTCCTCAAAGCCTTCAAACGGTGGACGGGCAAGACGCCCGGCGAAATGCGCACGGCATAA